The following proteins are co-located in the Paroedura picta isolate Pp20150507F chromosome 18, Ppicta_v3.0, whole genome shotgun sequence genome:
- the MFAP1 gene encoding microfibrillar-associated protein 1, with protein sequence MSGSSSALMKQPPIQSTAGAVPVRNEKGEISMEKVKVKRYVSGKRPDYAPMESSDEEDEEFQFIKKAKEQELEPEEKDEELASDPRLRRLQNRISEDVEERLARHRKIVEPEVVRESDSEVEGEAWRMEREDTSEEEEEEIDDEEIERRRSMMRQRAQERKNEEMEVMELEDEGHSGEESESESEYEEYTDSEDETEPRLKPVFIRKKDRVTVQEREVEALKQKELEQEAKRMAEERRKYTLKIVEEEAKKEMEENRRSLAALDALDTDDENDEEEYEAWKVRELKRIKRDREEREALEKEKAEIERVRNLTEEERRAELRANGKVITNKAVKGKYKFLQKYYHRGAFFMDEDEDVYKRDFSAPTLEDHFNKTILPKVMQVKNFGRSGRTKYTHLVDQDTTSFDSAWGQESAQNTKFFKQKAAGVRDVFERPSAKKRKVN encoded by the exons ATGTCGGGCTCCAGCAGCGCCCTCATGAAGCAGCCCCCGATCCAGTCGACGGCGGGGGCCGTGCCCGTCCGCAACGAGAAGG GCGAGATCTCCATGGAGAAGGTGAAAGTGAAGCGCTACGTGTCGGGCAAGCGGCCGGACTACGCGCCCATGGAgtcctccgacgaggaggatgagGAGTTCCAGTTCATCAAGAAAGCGAAGGAGCAGGAGCTGGAGCCCGAGGAGAAGGACGAAGAGCTGGCCAGCGACCCCCGCCTGCGGCGCCTGCAGAATCGCATCAGCGAGGATGTGGAGGAGAG GCTGGCAAGGCACCGTAAGATCGTGGAGCCAGAAGTGGTGCGAGAGAGTGACTCAGAAGTGGAGGGAGAGGCATGGCGCATGGAGCGAGAGGACACcagtgaggaagaagaggaagaaatcgATGATGAG GAAATTGAGCGCCGCCGTAGCATGATGCGCCAACGTGCACAGGAGCGGAAGAATGAGGAGATGGAAGTGATGGAGCTGGAAGACGAAGGCCACTCTGGTGAGGAGTCTGAGTCTGAGTCAGAATATGAAGAATACACAGACAGTGAGGATGAGACTGAACCGCGCCTCAAGCCAGTCTTCATTCGCAA GAAGGACCGAGTCACAGTCCAGGAGCGAGAGGTAGAAGCACTGAAGCAGAAAGAGTTGGAGCAGGAGGCCAAGCGGATGGCTGAGGAGAGGCGCAAGTATACACTTAAG ATCGTGGAAGAGGAAGCCAAGAAAGAGATGGAGGAGAACCGGCGCTCTTTGGCTGCCCTGGATGCCCTCGACACCGACGATGAAAATGATGAGGAAGAATATGAGGCTTGGAAAGTGCGGGAGTTGAAGCGCATCAAGCGAGACCGTGAGGAACGGGAAGC GTTAGagaaggagaaggcagaaatTGAGCGGGTGAGGAATCTGACTGAGGAAGAACGCCGTGCAGAGCTCCGTGCAAATGGCAAAGTCATCACCAACAAGGCAGTGAAGGGCAAATACAAATTCCTGCAGAAGTACTACCATCGGGGGGCCTTTTTCATG GATGAAGATGAGGATGTGTACAAGAGAGACTTCAGTGCCCCAACGTTGGAGGATCATTTCAATAAGACCATCTTGCCAAAAGTCATGCAG GTTAAGAACTTTGGGCGTTCTGGACGGACCAAGTACACACACTTGGTGGACCAGGATACCACCTCCTTTGACTCTGCCTGGGGCCAGGAGAGTGCACAGAATACCAAGTTCTTCAAGCAGAAGGCAGCTGGGGTGCGAGATGTCTTTGAGAGACCCTCTGCCAAGAAACGGAAGGTGAACTGA
- the HYPK gene encoding huntingtin-interacting protein K: protein MAAEGDVELELEAEPNGSASGGDGAGGRPAEKPRKHDSGAADLERVTDYAEEKEIQSSNLETAMSVIGDRRSREQKAKQEREKELAKVTIKKEDLELIMNEMEISRAAAERSLREHMGNVVEALITLTN, encoded by the exons ATGGCGGCCGAGGGCGATGTGGAACTGGAGCTGGAGGCGGAGCCGAATGGCTCGGCGAGCGGTGGGGACGGCGCCGGGGGCCGCCCGGCCGAGAAGCCGCGGAAGCACGACAGCGGTGCGGCCGACCTGGAGCGCGTCACCGACTACGCGGAGGAGAAGGAGATCCAGAGCTCCAACCTCGAGACG gccatgTCTGTGATAGGAGACCGAAGATCCAGAGAGCAAAAAGCAAAGCAGGAACG aGAGAAGGAATTGGCCAAAGTTACTATCAAGAAAGAAGATTTGGAGCTAATT ATGAATGAGATGGAGATATCTCGGGCAGCAGCTGAGCGCAGCTTACGAGAACACATGGGAAATGTAGTAGAGGCACTGATCACTCTAACCAATTGA